One stretch of Burkholderia oklahomensis C6786 DNA includes these proteins:
- a CDS encoding GYD domain-containing protein, whose protein sequence is MATYVVLANFTDQGIRTVKNSSQRAGQVAEMAKGFGCEMKEVYWTLGAFDIVAVVEAADEQSLTAFGFALGSAGNVRTQTLRAFTKNEIGAIIGRLP, encoded by the coding sequence ATGGCGACTTACGTGGTTCTTGCAAACTTTACGGATCAGGGCATACGCACCGTGAAGAACAGCTCGCAGCGGGCCGGTCAGGTGGCGGAAATGGCCAAGGGCTTCGGCTGTGAAATGAAGGAGGTCTACTGGACGCTGGGCGCGTTCGACATCGTCGCGGTCGTCGAAGCGGCCGACGAGCAAAGTCTCACCGCATTCGGCTTCGCGCTCGGCTCGGCGGGCAACGTCCGCACGCAGACGCTGCGCGCGTTCACGAAGAACGAAATCGGCGCGATCATCGGCAGATTGCCGTAA